ctcatttgtaagtcattTTGGAAAAAGCATTTGCTAGATGAATAAAAGTAAACATAAGTTTAATGCTCAACTGAATACTCTGAATTTTGATTCATGGAAATGGTGAAAGTTTATAGTTTAACGAGTAAAAGTTCCCGTTCTGCATATGTTTATTAATCTATATGTCTTTAACTTATGTTTAATGTTATGTTTAACATATGTCTATATGTCTTTAGTTTATAAAAAGTTAGATTAATTTTTCATACTACCTGTGTTTCATAGAGCTGCATTCTGCATGGTTTTAGGTCATCGTCTTTGTGTCGTCCTCCAAACCAGCCGGTGGCGGTAAAGCGTTTCTGATCTCTGTCAAGCGGCTGAATCCCAGCTGCTTACTGCAGCCATGTGGTGGTACTTTACTGTTTATGAACATGACCACAGCGTTATGGAGTTTTAAGTTTAACCCAGCTAGTCTTTTTACACGGCTTCACATTAAACCGTATCAGTTACGGCTGTTAATTCTAGCAGTAGTTACGCGTACGGTATTCGTTTAAAGAGAAAGTCATGGCAGCACCAGCCCACGGCGAGGACAGTGATGATGGTATGGATGAATTTATGGAGACGTTTAAGACACGAAAATACAAAAATGCGTTTAATGAAAGCAACTGGGAGGAGGTAAGAACTGTCACATTCTTGAGGCACAATAGTAACGCGATGTCGATGACAGGTTCACGTTAGTGAAGTTCACTATGCATGCCTGTGTATTGTGTTTTCATAAACATAACACTTGTACATTTCGCAGGAGTTTGATAAAGTGCCAATGTTCATGAAGACGGCTCCAGAAGAGATAAATCCAGAGAAACATCCTGATCTTGCCTGCATTCAGTCTATTATCCATGATGATGAAAGGACACCTGAAGGTGGGCTTTCCCTTTATTGTAACGTAGTCTTGATTTAGTTTTTATGTAGTTGTATAGTGCCGCCATTAATAAATTTTTAGAGAAGATCAACCTATTCAATGTCTTCTTCAGAGCAAGCCAGAAGTTTGAAGGATGAGGGAAACGAGTACTTTAAGGAGAAGAACTATAAGAAAGCTGTTGTGTCCTACACAGCAGGATTGAAGAAGAACTGTGTAGACCTGGAACTCAATGCTGTTCTATACACCAATCGTGCAGCTGCGCATTTCTATTTAGGTACAGTCAGTATTTCTCATTCACAAAATGAATCCTTTGTTAATGCACCTGACTAATCAGGAAGTTTTCCACCTTGACGCCATtgctttttatatttaaatgtttgagGTATGTAAGTGGAAATTTTCTTGTACTAGGTAACATGCGCTCATCTTTAAATGATGCCACAGCTGCAAAGAAACTAAAGCCAGACCACATTAAAGCCATTTTAAGAGGTGAGTTATACCTAACTAAACACATTTGCAGTTATTCATTCAATACACACCTTTATCAGAAGCAATTTAAAGTGCATTGAATTTATAGATTTTTATTAATCTGTATGCTGGGGTAAAACCAATGATCCTTGCCACCAAAACAGCTGTGACCCATTGAGGCATGGACTGGACTCCACTAGAACTTTCTGTCAGAACCAGCATACACTTTTTCAACAATTTCAGCTGCAGTAGCTCGTCTGTTGGATTGGACCACACGGGATAGCCTTCGCTCCCCATGTGCTTTAATGAGCCTTGGTCGCCCATGACCCTGTCGCCAGTTCACCGCTTTTCCTTCCTTGTACCTTCCTTTTGATAGGTACTGACCCCTGCAGACCGGGAACACGAGCTGCAGTTTTGGAGATGCTCTGACCCATTTGTCTAGACATTACAATTTGGCCCATTTTTCCTACTTCTAGTCAACTTTATAGGGAAAGTGTCAGGAAAAGCAGGAAAAAAAATTGTGGTTGCTAGATGACTGGATCAGAGAGTCTCCAAAACTGCAGCTCTTGGGAGGTGTTCCCGGTCTGCCGTGAACCAGCAACAGGGTCATGGGCGGCCAAAGGCTCATTGTTGCACGTGGGAAACGGGCGAAGGGATGAGCTGAAATTGCTAAAAAGTGAAAACCGGTTCTGATAGAAAGGTCTAGTGTAGTTTATGCCTTGACGGGTCAGGgctgttttggtggcaaaagcGGGACCAACACAATATTAGgcaggtggtcataatgttatggcTGACCGGTGTATATACTGTGGTACTAAAGTATTTCTAACTTGTTCTGGCTAATAataattgtgtgtttgtgtgtaggaGCACAGTGCTGTATGGAGCTACGTAATCATACAGAAGCATTGGAGTGGTGTGATGAGGGTCTCAGGCTGCTCCCCACTGACAAAAAACTACTGGAGCTGAGAGCCAAAGCAGACAAGCATAAGGTTACTAGAGTATTACTAGTATGTAAGTAACTAAGAAATAAGTAATTTTATAACCATTCTTGTTCAATTGAATTATACTTAATGTATTGTAGAGAGAAGCAGAGAGAGATGCCAGAAAAGCACAAATTAAAGCGAAGAAGGAAAAGAATGAGAGGGAAGCATTGTTAGCTGCCATTAAGGTAAGATGATCTTGGCCTTCAGTATTACTGACACGATTGTGGTCTTCACACTTTGTTAGAATACTTGGCCCAAATCTGATTTTGATTCCACCATCCTCCCTCTGGTCTTgcacaacatttttttatattatttgggTCCAAAGCATGGTACAAATCAACATTTGTTTTACCACATGATTATTTCTCACCAACAAAATAAACCGAACTTTGATGTTTGCGTCAGACCAGCTCAGGTCAAAACCATAAGCTGTAATGTGAAAGTAGCTTTGATTCATTAATCAAAGCATTACTCGAAGGATCTAAATCTTACTGTTTTTCTTAAGGAGCGGGGCATTAAACTCCTAAAGCCCACGCCATCACAACACAGGGCTTCAGATGGTGAGGAGGATGATGGAGGTTCATCTAGAGCTCTCGCTGATCTGGAACTTGATGGAATCGGATCTCAGGAGGCCACTGGAGCTCGTGTTTATATGGATGAGCAGGGTCTCCTCCACTGGCCAGTGTTGTTCCTCTACCCTGAGCATAGCCAGACTGACTTTATATCTGCTTTTTGTGAAAACTCCAGGTATGTTCTGAGGTccaactgtgtcagtatggatgTGTGTGAAGAGTCTTTTGCTAGTAAACAAATCCCATCAAACTGTCTTATGGATCTTTTTGAACAAAGGTGGCATGCTTTGAAAGTTAATGCTTTGTTCTTTAAATCAGAAAAGGTGTTATGTTTTATGCTATGTGTAATTTCCTGTTGCTCAGCTTTATAGACCATTTGGCAGTCATGTTTGGTGAAGAACTGCCTCCATGGGATACAGAAAGAAAATATCGGCCACCAAATCTGCAGGTTAGTACAGAGATACACATCGCTCTCTGTTGAACATACTCTATTACTTTTAattaggggtgtgcgatatgacaatattaaaacaatgataaaatatCTCAACGATCTACCTTTACTTACAGTGTAAGTGTGTACATTATGGTTGGTGGCCAATTCTATTATTCAATGTGTTGCAcattcactttaaaaaaactatgattatatttttgccatgtcTTTTACCCCTatactttttatttgtttaaattagaTGCAATATCACAAACTATACTTGTTTAATGTCTATTCATTACCATTCTTTCACTTTTTCAGCTGTTCTTTGAGGATCATAAAAAAGGAAACCTTTATCAAGTTGATCTTGAAAAGTCCCTTCTTAATGTTCTTCAGAACCAAAGGTATTTTTAGAGGAAGTCTTTTATAGTAGTTTCATCACTgctaaaaacttatttttaatgTTCTTCTTCCTGTTCTGTTTTATTTAGGTTCACTGTGAAGGCAGGAACCCCTAGCTTCATCGTGTTGGTATCAGGCTCCCCATTTTGTAAGCAGTATTTATCAGGAAAAAAGGTCCAGAGactgaaataattttctgtTTCAATCCTAAAAAAGAGACACTATAAATTATCCTATCTGGATATTAAGGACATTTCTGCTCTCCCCACCCCTTGAGATTGAATCAAATTTCATTTCAGAACCTCAGCAGTACAGATTAACCATATCCCACCTGTTTTACATAGGTGATTTTTGTAAAGTTTGTATCTCTGAATATGAGCTAAAATGTATGGTATAGGCTTTTAagtaccattaaaaaaaaaaaaacttaatttaattttccCCAGCTCCATTCTCATCAACATTTAATACATAAAACATGACAATTTAGACTGTTTTCATATATTTCATTAGATGTACTCTtgggtaataaaaacatttttgataatgttaaaaaatacatttggccCTAAATGTTGGGATCTTTAACAGTAAAACATTAATTGATGCTTAACTGTTTGTTTCTGTGATGGGGAAACACTTTACAATGGCTCATTTAGTGAGGTTTAGCCATAAGATTGTAACAGTCTATGATAAAGAAAAATGGTGTTTAGTAACTATACTGTTCTGTTAAACCATTTGTCACATGAAGTCTACTAGTCCAAAAGTTTACTAGTAAAAATgctttaatttgtttattaaaatgtacatttcatGTTATATTTTTAGTATAAACGTTTTAGTTATAagcataaaacataaatatcaaAAACTGGATATTTATCACTTTTCTTTAAAAGAAAGGCCTACTTTATGTAATTCACACCATGTCAATACCATGTCAGTCCAGCATGGGATAAAAATCTATGA
This Paramisgurnus dabryanus chromosome 7, PD_genome_1.1, whole genome shotgun sequence DNA region includes the following protein-coding sequences:
- the ttc4 gene encoding tetratricopeptide repeat protein 4, producing the protein MAAPAHGEDSDDGMDEFMETFKTRKYKNAFNESNWEEEFDKVPMFMKTAPEEINPEKHPDLACIQSIIHDDERTPEEQARSLKDEGNEYFKEKNYKKAVVSYTAGLKKNCVDLELNAVLYTNRAAAHFYLGNMRSSLNDATAAKKLKPDHIKAILRGAQCCMELRNHTEALEWCDEGLRLLPTDKKLLELRAKADKHKREAERDARKAQIKAKKEKNEREALLAAIKERGIKLLKPTPSQHRASDGEEDDGGSSRALADLELDGIGSQEATGARVYMDEQGLLHWPVLFLYPEHSQTDFISAFCENSSFIDHLAVMFGEELPPWDTERKYRPPNLQLFFEDHKKGNLYQVDLEKSLLNVLQNQRFTVKAGTPSFIVLVSGSPFCKQYLSGKKVQRLK